A window from Littorina saxatilis isolate snail1 linkage group LG9, US_GU_Lsax_2.0, whole genome shotgun sequence encodes these proteins:
- the LOC138977389 gene encoding glycoprotein 3-alpha-L-fucosyltransferase A-like — protein sequence MSEYVKILQKYLPVHIYGQCGPHKCARSEDDKCFKTIESNYKFLLAFENTLCKEYITEKFFRYMEADLVLVVRGGAGYEKHAPRGTYINTADFKTIQDLSAYLQHLDKNPEEYLKILRAKDQYVPMYEEYPHRDRKGRISFMHYHYEAVAYCELCRRLWNIDRYRKSYPDMTEWFDKGGCAAPKDIS from the exons atgagtga ATACGTGAAGATTTTACAGAAGTACCTCCCAGTACACATTTACGGGCAATGCGGACCTCACAAGTGCGCAAGGAGCGAAGATGACAAGTGCTTCAAGACCATAGAGAGCAACTACAAGTTCCTGCTGGCTTTCGAAAACACCCTTTGTAAGGAGTACATCACGGAAAAGTTCTTCCGCTACATGGAAGCTGATCTTGTCCTGGTCGTGCGGGGCGGGGCTGGCTATGAG AAACACGCTCCACGAGGCACCTACATCAACACAGCTGACTTCAAGACCATACAAGATCTCAGCGCCTATCTCCAGCACCTTGACAAGAACCCAGAGGAGTACCTCAAGATTCTTCGCGCCAAGGATCAGTACGTTCCCATGTACGAAGAATATCCTCACAGAGACAGGAAAGGGCGCATCTCCTTCATGCATTACCACTACGAAGCTGTGGCCTATTGCGAGTTATGTCGAAGGCTATGGAATATAGACCGATACAGAAAGTCTTATCCGGACATGACCGAGTGGTTTGACAAGGGGGGATGTGCGGCACCTAAAGATATATCTTGA